The proteins below come from a single Necator americanus strain Aroian chromosome V, whole genome shotgun sequence genomic window:
- a CDS encoding hypothetical protein (NECATOR_CHRV.G20529.T1), which produces MAGLIDEECRTNFRQSVSIHVGVRTRKKLCDADTFTNCIQDAAKEILLVQMPWKKFGFASAETRSTYNSVCVARSTGDLNQEKRLRRKLRTTTTRPR; this is translated from the coding sequence atggcaggtctcatagacgaagaatgcagaacgaatttCCGCCAaagtgtgtctattcatgttggagtacgaaccaggaagaagctttgcgatgCGGATACCTTCACAAactgcatccaggacgctgcaaaagAAATACTCCTGGTCCAAATGCCGTGGAAGAAATTTggctttgcatctgcggagacaagatccacatacaattctgtatgtgtcgcccgcagcactggcgatttgaaccaggaaaagcgtcttagaaggaagttgcgtaCAACtacaacaagaccgcgataa
- a CDS encoding hypothetical protein (NECATOR_CHRV.G20526.T1) — MERLDCTGRKLLRRLFGYFLLRVCHSEELYAEVDVMYLRMTREGYQHPAPPSKLGRENRLRFFGHVLRKPADRFVHRVLRRLSCSSWKRPPGRKRKFWTEVLKEDLRTLGVDRQFKRDVTFRRILNSDEWIDSL, encoded by the coding sequence ATGGAAAGACTTGATTGTACAGgaaggaagctgcttagacgtcTGTTTGGCTACTTTTTGCTCAGAGTATGCCACAGTGAAGAGCTTTACGCGGAAGTCGATGTGATGTAcctgcggatgacacgtgaagGATATCAACATCCTGCACCACCATCGAAATTGGGTagagaaaatcgtcttcgcttctttggtcatgtATTAAGGAAACCAGCAGACCGCTTTGTTCATCGTGTTTTGAGGCGTTTGTCgtgttcaagctggaagaggccacctggccgaaagcggaagttctggactgaggttttgaaagaggacttgaggacacttggcgtgGATAGGCAATTCAAGCGAGACGTAACGTTTCGCAGGATAttgaatagcgacgaatggattgattcccTGTAa
- a CDS encoding hypothetical protein (NECATOR_CHRV.G20527.T1) has translation MKRRFPVLDTASGKTAGEVAFPIWKDHFKNLLNQQVPSAPELRHFHRPTFAVKEEPKTQPEVLVCIQKMKNGKSGGDDGISAEMLKYLPSSGIREMTKIIRSIWIDERIPDSWRHAIIIPLHKKLSVTDPMNYRGISLLRVMYKVLERTILERLIKHREETTRDEQAGFRPDRSTIDQVFIVRRVIEIWQRYSKPMQLAFLDFEAAFDSPHRGRLLNALSADGVPGKFVRLLDDMNQRTTAAVRTPAGCTTLFEVVTGVKQGAVAGPFLFNFAVDDIMRRTVDQCPADIVLAPSGCPLTDLEYADDVVMFAERSKCKQMWISSRPRTGIRVDGQPIELVDEFCYLGCTLKNNGSYERDVQQRCAKATSAFNSLTKCLWSTPITNEVRLRV, from the coding sequence ATGAAAAGACGTTTTCCTGTCCTCGACACTGCTAGTGGAAAGACCGCCGGTGAAGTAGcctttccaatttggaaggatcACTTCAAGAACTTGCTGAACCAGCAAGtgccgtcagctcctgaactccgGCACTTTCATAGGCCGACATTTGCGGTTAAGGAGGAACCAAAGACACAGCCGGAGGTcttggtctgtattcaaaaaatgaagaatggaaaatctggcggagacgacgggattagcgcagaaatgctaaaatatcttccttcgtctgggattcgtgagatgacaaagatcatccgttcaatatggatagacgaaaggatacctgattcatggagacacgctatcataattcccctccacaagaagttatccgtcacggaccccatgaattatcgaggaatctctttgctgcgtgttatgtacaaggtattggagcgcactATCCTGGagcgactcattaaacatcgcgaagaaacaacgcgcgacgagcaagctggctttcgtcctgaccgatctacgattgaccaggtgttcatcgtcaggagagtgatcgaaatctggcagcggtattcgaagccaatgcaactagcgtttctggactttgaagccgcgttcgactctcctcaccgaggccgtcttctcaacgcgctgagcgccgatggagtaccaggaaagttcgttcgcttgcttgatgacatgaatcaacgaacaactgctgcagttcgaacaccagccggatgtacaacactgtttgaagtggtaactggagtaaaacaaggggcagtggcaggacctttcctgttcaatttcgcagtcgacgacattatgcgaagaacagtcgaccaatgtcctgccgacattgtcttagcaccatctgggtgccccttgactgacctcgagtacgccgacgatgttgttatgttCGCGGAAAGAagtaaatgcaagcagatgtggatctcttcgagaccacgaacgggaatcagggtggacggacaaccgatagaactcgtcgatgagttctgttacctaggctgtacactgaagaacaatggcagctacgagagagatgttcagcaaagatgcgctaaggccacttctgcatttaactccttaacgaaatgcctgtggtcgacccccatcaccaacgaagtcaggCTGCGAGTCTAA
- a CDS encoding hypothetical protein (NECATOR_CHRV.G20528.T2), translating into MALYWDSTAIKMSPYRIDLRGFMVYTMKALLVSVALFHALEAFSLSFFSSQPSTPYLHPLSPPETSPASARAKRQAYQVYVDGESSVSLDKTGQTESGPWGQWTPEECSRTCGGGVQIEKRQCSGDCTGPSVRYVSCNLDPCAEGTDFRAEQCAAHNDDALDGSYHKWQPYKGKNKCELLCKPEGGNFYYKWDEKVVDGTKCDAKGEDICVDGVCLPVGCDGKLGSALKVDKCGVCDGDGSKCKTIEGTFDERNLSPGYHDVMRLPAGATAIKIEEARPSSNNLALKNSSEHFFLNGNSMIQVEKDVELNGVHFEYDDSKPERITAKGPLKEDVTVSVLFRKGNRDAAIKYEFSIPLMEDVDYMYKPGEWSSCSVTCGKGVMTRTPYCIDTKSQRRVNDALCDNANYTKPEHEKPCETVDCDSEWFEGDWEPCSQTCGDEGEQYRVVYCHQIFANGRRVTVEDGNCTSERPSVRQVCNRFSCPEWQAGPWSACSEKCGDAFQYRSVTCRSEKEGEEGKLLPAEACDSEKTVESQRSCNLGPCEGLKFFTTDWKLCSKCNDTEETREVTCKDNMGRAYPLEKCLTEEEKEIPSDTRACATQQPCIYEWTASQWSKCSTECGHGHKTRRVICAIHEEGDITIVDEALCSGEKPEDRTNCTNEEKCTGTWYNSPWSPCSAECGGGTQERVAVCLNYDKKPVPEWCDEATMPVLTQECNLDPCPTCFDSEFGCCPDNTTFATGEFNQGCSNCTLSEFGCCADNYTEATGKNSMGCEEFVESPLNLDEGKEQEGSGDHDAKPTECQVTNEEGEMATVDCAVANSTATDVEDLFGNGTDTNVTMHCSKSEFGCCPDWFTPAEGPNNAGCPVFVLGVCNETEYGCCHDDVTLARGPNLEGCGEPTCAGSLYGCCKDRKTIAFGPHYAGCERSSFPCELSSFGCCSDGETAALGPNGTGCGENCLTTKYGCCPDGKGIAKGHHNEGCGCVYAQYGCCPDGKTSAKGAGFYGCPDSCAQSQFGCCPDGKTPARGSHKEGCPCQYTRYGCCPDGETTALGPRNDGCDDCRYAKYGCCPDGENKAIGPDYAGCPSTTLAPFLLGGTVAPSKISSCALPQDQGTVCSSGYKLVWYYDTTEGRCSQFWYGGCDGNDNRFATKEQCETICVEPPGIGRCYLPKVEGPLRCDVPQAKYWYDYNTKQCAAFWWRGCHGNANNFGSWEECSTFCKDVGPFEVPTTSPPPSPPQPFVQPVEVPEIGHEVVAHPVVDEVPTPRVEERRRQPMPTIEEVCRSTQDSGPCQDYSDQYYYDAYKGTCQTFIYGGCGGNLNRFRTEEECMQRCGFLNPTAVASHGGHQMNPMHQGHEHQPQHQPQQQQQQQQQQQQQQHQQQPQHPEQLRQPELVRPPPPVVPQQQPYGNQPHPQMKSRQVCHLPLDVGKCQGSFDSWYYEMATGSCVEFKYSGCSGNANRFASREDCESTCVRRSDVSTNGDSGQETTSICDEIKDTGPCTNFVTKWYYNKADGTCNRFHYGGCEGTLNRFDNEQSCKAACANHRDACSLPKVQGPCSGKHEYFYFNTISQQCEKFVYGGCLGNTNRFSTQEECQSRCQQRTEDNGDRLVDLCEQAGLIIASAFERTHRRHQLTGKSVLEGSCVQLQQDRDNEWRSRAKEIEKAWEDKNPRKAYALLKQYSGRMKRRFPVLDTASGKTAGEVAFPIWKDHFKNLLNQQVPSAPELRHFHRPTFAVKEEPKTQPEVLVCIQKMKNGKSGGDDGISAEMLKYLPSSGIREMTKIIRSIWIDERIPDSWRHAIIIPLHKKLSVTDPMNYRGISLLRVMYKVLERTILERLIKHREETTRDEQAGFRPDRSTIDQVFIVRRVIEIWQRYSKPMQLAFLDFEAAFDSPHRGRLLNALSADGVPGKFVRLLDDMNQRTTAAVRTPAGCTTLFEVVTGVKQGAVAGPFLFNFAVDDIMRRTVDQCPADIVLAPSGCPLTDLEYADDVVMFAERSKCKQMWISSRPRTGIRVDGQPIELVDEFCYLGCTLKNNGSYERDVQQRCAKATSAFNSLTKCLWSTPITNEVRLRV; encoded by the exons GGTCTACACTATGAAGGCGCTACTGGTATCAGTGGCGCTTTTCCACGCCTTAGAAGCGTTTTCGTTGTCGTTCTTCTCTAGTCAG CCTTCTACACCATACCTGCATCCTCTGTCTCCTCCTGAAACCAGCCCAGCCTCTGCAAGAGCTAAGCGACAAGCCTATCAG GTATATGTTGATGGCGAGTCATCCGTGAGTCTTGACAAAACCGGACAAACAGAATCGGGACCGTGGGGACAGTGGACACCTGAGGAATGTTCGCGAACATGCGGCGGTGGAGTGCAAATCGAAAAGCGACAGTGCTC cgGAGACTGCACCGGTCCGTCGGTCCGCTACGTCTCCTGTAATCTCGATCCATGCGCCGAAGGTACAGATTTTCGAGCCGAGCAGTGCGCCGCTCACAATGACGACGCCCTGGATGGCAGCTATCACAAATGGCAACCATACAAAGGAAAGAATAA ATGTGAACTGCTGTGCAAACCCGAAGGCGGCAATTTCTACTATAAGTGGGACGAGAAAGTCGTCGATGGCACCAAGTGCGACGCCAAGGGTGAAGATATTTGCGTGGATGGTGTTTGTCTTCCAGTTGGATGCGACGGGAAACTCGGATCTg CTCTGAAAGTCGACAAATGCGGTGTTTGTGATGGTGACGGCTCGAAATGCAAAACAATAGAAGGCACATTTGACGAGCGAAACCTTTCACCTGGATATCATGACGTCATGCGGCTACCTGCTGGTGCCACAGCAATCAAAATCGAAGAAGCTCGGCCGAGTTCCAATAATCTGG CGTTGAAAAACTCGTCGGAGCACTTTTTCCTGAATGGAAATTCGATGATCCAGGTGGAAAAAGATGTGGAGTTGAACGGAGTGCACTTTGAATATGATGATTCAAAGCCTGAACGTATCACAGCGAAGGGACCGTTGAAGGAG GATGTTACCGTATCAGTGTTATTCCGCAAAGGAAACCGCGATGCGGCGATCAAGTACGAATTTTCGATACCTCTCATGGAGGATGTCGACTATATGTACAAACCTGGAGAGTGGTCATCGTGCTCAGTGACTTGTGGAAAAG GTGTGATGACTCGTACCCCGTACTGTATCGACACGAAATCACAGCGACGAGTAAATGATGCTCTTTGCGATAACGCCAATTATACTAAGCCTGAG CATGAGAAACCGTGCGAGACTGTCGACTGTGATTCCGAATGGTTCGAAGGCGATTGGGAGCCATGCTCACAAACTTGCGGTGATGAAGGAGAACAGTATCGCGTGGTTTACTGTCACCAG ATTTTCGCAAATGGTCGTCGTGTCACCGTTGAGGACGGGAATTGCACCTCCGAGCGACCATCGGTACGGCAAGTATGTAACAG ATTTTCGTGCCCTGAATGGCAAGCCGGCCCTTGGTCAGCCTGTTCAGAGAAGTGTGGAGATGCTTTCCAGTATCGATCGGTGACTTGCAGATCAGAAAAAGagggagaagaaggaaagcTACTTCCAGCAGAA gCATGTGATTCCGAAAAAACAGTAGAATCGCAACGCAGCTGCAATCTTGGACCGTGTGAAGGTCTCAAATTCTTCACTACTGACTGGAAATTG TGTTCAAAATGTAATGACACTGAGGAAACCCGTGAAGTTACATGCAAAGACAACATGGGTAGAGCTTATCCATTGGAGAAATGTTTGActgaggaagagaaagaaattccatCCGACACGAG AGCTTGCGCCACCCAACAGCCGTGCATCTACGAATGGACTGCCAGCCAATGGTCTAAATGTTCAACGGAATGCGGACATGGACACAAAACCAGACGAGTGATTTGTGCTATCcatgaagaaggcgatattacG ATAGTTGACGAAGCTCTGTGCAGTGGTGAGAAGCCGGAAGACAGGACAAATTGCACCAACGAGGAGAAATGTACTGGAACGTGGTACAACAGCCCATGGTCTCCCTGCAGTGCTGA ATGTGGTGGAGGAACTCAAGAAAGAGTAGCCGTTTGTTTAAACTACGACAAGAAACCTGTGCCGGAATGGTGTGATGAGGCCACGATGCCAGTTCTCACTCAGGAATGCAATCTTGATCCTTGTCCAA CTTGTTTCGACTCCGAGTTTGGTTGCTGCCCGGACAACACAACTTTTGCGACAGGAGAGTTCAACCAG GGATGCTCAAACTGCACCTTAAGCGAATTTGGTTGCTGCGCTGACAACTATACGGAGGCCACTGGCAAAAACAGCATGGGTTGCGAAGAGTTTGTCGAGTCACCGTTGAATCTCGATGAAGGCAAGGAGCAGGAAGGATCTGGCGATCATGACGCT AAGCCTACGGAATGCCAAGTCACCAATGAAGAGGGTGAGATGGCCACTGTCGACTGTGCCGTTGCTAACTCTACAGCTACAGACGTTGAGGACCTCTTCG GTAATGGAACCGACACTAATGTCACTATGCATTGTTCGAAATCTGAATTTGGATGCTGTCCGGACTGGTTTACGCCCGCGGAAGGACCGAACAACGCCGGTTGCCCTGTATTTGTTCTTG GAGTCTGTAACGAAACAGAATACGGTTGCTGCCATGATGATGTCACGTTGGCACGTGGACCAAACCTTGAAGGTTGTGGTGAACCCACTTGTGCTGGATCTCTTTATGGGTGTTGTAAGGATCGCAAGACTATCGCTTTTGGACCACATTATGCCGGATGCGAGAG ATCTTCCTTCCCTTGTGAGCTGTCCTCGTTCGGTTGCTGCTCCGATGGCGAGACAGCCGCACTTGGGCCTAATGGCACTGGCTGTGGAGAGAATTGTTTGACTACTAA ATATGGTTGCTGCCCAGACGGTAAAGGCATCGCGAAAGGTCATCATAATGAAGGATGCGGCTGCGTTTATGCACAGTATGGGTGCTGTCCTGATGGAAAGACATCTGCTAAAGGTGCCGGCTTCTACGGATGTCCAGATAGCTGCGCgcaaa gtCAATTCGGATGCTGTCCAGATGGCAAAACGCCAGCTAGAGGGTCTCACAAAGAAGGCTGTCCTTGCCAGTACACTCGCTATGGATGTTGCCCAGATGGAGAAACTACGGCTCTTGGACCCAGAAATGACGGCTGCGACGATTGCAGATATGCTaa GTATGGCTGCTGCCCAGATGGTGAAAACAAAGCCATTGGTCCAGATTACGCAGGATGCCCATCCACCACGCTTGCGCCATTCCTTCTTGGAGGCACTGTTGCACCTTCAAAGATCTCCTCATGTGCCCTTCCACAGGATCAGGGAACAGTGTGCTCGTCCGGATACAaactt GTGTGGTATTACGACACTACTGAGGGACGTTGCTCACAATTCTGGTACGGAGGTTGTGACGGTAACGACAACCGATTTGCCACTAAGGAACAATGCGAGACAATTTGCGTTGAACCCCCAGGCATTG GACGTTGCTACTTGCCGAAGGTCGAAGGACCGTTGAGATGTGATGTACCGCAGGCTAAATACTGGTATGACTATAACACCAAGCAGTGTGCTGCGTTCTGGTGGAGAGGATGTCACGGCAATGCCAACAATTTCGGCTCATGGGAGGAGTGCAGC actttctgCAAAGATGTTGGACCATTCGAGGTTCCAACCACATCACCTCCTCCATCACCACCTCAACCTTTCGTACAACCAGTGGAAGTGCCTGAAATCGGCCATGAG GTTGTTGCGCATCCAGTCGTTGACGAGGTACCTACACCAAGAGTTGAAGAACGACGACGACAGCCAATGC CGACTATTGAGGAGGTATGTAGATCCACGCAGGACTCGGGACCCTGTCAGGATTATTCAGATCAATACTACTATGATGCATATAAAG GAACCTGTCAGACGTTCATCTACGGTGGTTGCGGCGGAAACCTTAACAGATTCCGGACGGAAGAGGAATGCATGCAAAGATGTGGATTCCTGAATCCAACTGCTGTTGCTTCACATGGTGGACATCAAATGAATCCTATGCATCAAG GACATGAACATCAACCACAACATCAGccacaacaacagcaacaacaacagcaacaacaacagcaacaacaacatcaacaacagCCACAACATCCGGAACAACTGCGCCAACCAGAACTGGTACGACCACCGCCGCCGGTGGTTCCGCAGCAACAACCTTACGGAAACCAACCGCATCCCCAGA TGAAGTCACGACAGGTGTGTCACCTACCGCTTGATGTCGGAAAGTGCCAAGGATCGTTTGACAGTTGGTACTATGAAATGGCCACCGGATCATGTGTTGAATTTAAATATTCCGGATGTTCGGGTAATGCTAATCGATTTGCCTCGAGAGAAGATTGCGAATCGACGTGTGTTCGTCGATCTGACGTTTCTACCAACGGAG ATTCCGGCCAGGAGACAACTTCCATTTGCGACGAGATTAAGGACACCGGTCCATGCACCAACTTCGTAACTAAGTGGTATTATAATAAG GCTGATGGTACGTGCAATCGATTCCATTACGGAGGTTGCGAAGGGACCTTAAATAGGTTCGACAATGAGCAAAGCTGTAAAGCAGCGTGCGCAAACCATAGAG ATGCCTGCTCATTGCCGAAAGTGCAAGGGCCATGCTCGGGTAAACacgaatatttttatttcaacactATTTCACAACAATGTGAGAAATTCGTCTATGGTGGATGTCTGGGGAACACCAATCGTTTCTCGACGCAGGAAGAGTGCCAATCACGTTGTCAAC AGCGTACGgaggacaacggtgaccgtcttgttgacttgtgcgaacaggcgggcctcatcatcgcttcagCGTTTGAAAGAactcatcgacgccatcagctcacagG gaaaagcgtcttagaaggaagttgcgtaCAACtacaacaagaccgcgataacgagtggagaTCGAGAGCGAAGGAgattgaaaaggcgtgggaggacaagaacccgcgaaaagcctatgctctattAAAGCAGTATAGCGGCAGAATGAAAAGACGTTTTCCTGTCCTCGACACTGCTAGTGGAAAGACCGCCGGTGAAGTAGcctttccaatttggaaggatcACTTCAAGAACTTGCTGAACCAGCAAGtgccgtcagctcctgaactccgGCACTTTCATAGGCCGACATTTGCGGTTAAGGAGGAACCAAAGACACAGCCGGAGGTcttggtctgtattcaaaaaatgaagaatggaaaatctggcggagacgacgggattagcgcagaaatgctaaaatatcttccttcgtctgggattcgtgagatgacaaagatcatccgttcaatatggatagacgaaaggatacctgattcatggagacacgctatcataattcccctccacaagaagttatccgtcacggaccccatgaattatcgaggaatctctttgctgcgtgttatgtacaaggtattggagcgcactATCCTGGagcgactcattaaacatcgcgaagaaacaacgcgcgacgagcaagctggctttcgtcctgaccgatctacgattgaccaggtgttcatcgtcaggagagtgatcgaaatctggcagcggtattcgaagccaatgcaactagcgtttctggactttgaagccgcgttcgactctcctcaccgaggccgtcttctcaacgcgctgagcgccgatggagtaccaggaaagttcgttcgcttgcttgatgacatgaatcaacgaacaactgctgcagttcgaacaccagccggatgtacaacactgtttgaagtggtaactggagtaaaacaaggggcagtggcaggacctttcctgttcaatttcgcagtcgacgacattatgcgaagaacagtcgaccaatgtcctgccgacattgtcttagcaccatctgggtgccccttgactgacctcgagtacgccgacgatgttgttatgttCGCGGAAAGAagtaaatgcaagcagatgtggatctcttcgagaccacgaacgggaatcagggtggacggacaaccgatagaactcgtcgatgagttctgttacctaggctgtacactgaagaacaatggcagctacgagagagatgttcagcaaagatgcgctaaggccacttctgcatttaactccttaacgaaatgcctgtggtcgacccccatcaccaacgaagtcaggCTGCGAGTCTAA
- a CDS encoding hypothetical protein (NECATOR_CHRV.G20525.T2) codes for MRVIASGKREETAKNPHAPQTPMRDDPFPDEDRLPRTNVDLCLLPMDAGECRAYIPSYYYDYHKGICKEFVYGGCGGNANRFETADECATRCARRQQGRRELSRSFYADESPLEADDNANRNEQLQEVTEEKQPDVHEDDLNDEVLRGIDYDEKKVLAIQHGPLSPFTLPELCGLPEEHGSCYDDILRWRFDPEKKSCTSFMYGGCDMNANHFTSEEDCERACGSWRSTAVCSLPPEIGHCDASVSKWYYDKAKDSCTIMYWTGCGGNGNRFSSREDCESLCREESAWEENTDVCKMPRSSGPCRDAISMWYFDSSDETCKQFTYSGCRGNENRFSTKERCERKCIDRQDGEDFDVIVEGDGRTDKVAVQLKANSDKPYKVGEKIELTCDSQGLQPIVWRKDGHLLHFTKRVQEHDQFARVNIARAVVADSGDYQCAAGTNGVLSNAVAVAVIPVKRDEVDCTKDGGTRKTCTLIVRNGLCAKKRYRDFCCKSCSSV; via the exons atgcgggtaattgCGTCAG gaaaaagagaagaaacagcAAAGAATCCGCATGCCCCACAAACGCCAATGCGAGATGATCCATTCCCGGATGAAGATCGGCTTCCAAGAACTAATGTTGACCTGTGCCTTCTCCCAATGGACGCAGGAGAGTGTAG GGCTTACATACCATCGTACTATTACGACTACCACAAAGGTATATGCAAAGAGTTCGTCTACGGAGGATGTGGTGGAAACGCTAACAGATTCGAAACCGCTGATGAGTGCGCCACGAGATGTGCTCGTAGACAACAG GGAAGACGAGAGCTCAGCCGCTCTTTCTACGCCGATGAATCACCCCTTGAAGCCGACGATAATGCCAATCGGAACGAACAATTGCAAGAAGTGACTGAAGAGAAACAACCAGATGTTCACGAAGATGATCTAAATGATGAGGTTCTGCGTGGAATAGACTACGACGAGAAGAAA GTTTTGGCGATACAACATGGGCCTCTCTCTCCTTTCACGCTGCCGGAGTTATGCGGTTTACCGGAGGAGCATGGGTCGTGTTATGATGACATTCTTCGGTGGAG ATTCGATCCTGAGAAGAAATCATGCACTTCGTTCATGTATGGTGGATGCGACATGAATGCCAATCACTTCACCAGCGAG GAGGATTGCGAAAGAGCTTGTGGTTCATGGAGATCTACCGCCGTCTGTTCTCTGCCTCCAGAAATCGGTCATTGCGATGCGTCTGTCAGCAAATGGTACTACGATAAGGCTAAGGACAGCTGTACTATAATGTACTGGACAGGTTGCGGTGGAAACGGAAACAG ATTTTCTTCGAGAGAAGACTGCGAATCACTTTGTCGCGAAGAGTCTGCATGGGAAGAGAATACAGATGTTTG TAAGATGCCACGATCGTCTGGTCCATGCCGTGATGCGATATCGATGTGGTATTTTGATTCCTCTGATGAAACGTGCAAACAATTCACATATTCTGGATGTCGCGGTAACGAAAACAG GTTCTCTACAAAAGAACGTTGTGAGAGGAAGTGCATCGATAGACAAGACGGCGAGGATTTCGACGTGATTGTAGAAGGGGACGGAAGGACGGACAAAGTTGCTGTACAGCTGAAGGCTAACTCGGACAAACCCTACAAAGTTGGAGAAAAG ATTGAGCTCACTTGTGACTCTCAAGGTTTGCAGCCGATTGTTTGGCGAAAAGATGGCCATTTGCTACATTTTACAAAAAGAGTGCAG GAGCACGATCAGTTTGCGAGAGTAAACATTGCCCGTGCGGTGGTAGCAGACAGTGGCGACTATCAGTGCGCAGCAGGAACAAATGGAGTACTGAGTAATGCTGTGGCAGTTGCTGTCATCC CAGTTAAACGTGATGAAGTTGACTGTACGAAAGACGGTGGAACAAGAAAGACATGCACCTTGATAGTGCGAAATGGTTTATGCGCGAAGAAGCGATACAGAGATTTCTGTTGCAAGTCGTGTTCATCAGTGTAA